From Lacerta agilis isolate rLacAgi1 chromosome Z, rLacAgi1.pri, whole genome shotgun sequence, the proteins below share one genomic window:
- the POU3F4 gene encoding POU domain, class 3, transcription factor 4, with the protein MATAASNPYSILTSSSLVHAESAGMQQGSPFRNPQKLLQSDYLQGVPSNGHPLGHHWVTSLSDAGPWSSTLTASPLDQPDVKPGREDLQLGAIIHHRSPHVSHHSPHHTSHPSAWGASPAHNSSLTSSGQPPPPPLNVYSQAGFTVSGMLDHGGLTPPPASVTPQAMHQVLRDTPDHGDLGSHHCQDHSDEETPTSDELEQFAKQFKQRRIKLGFTQADVGLALGTLYGNVFSQTTICRFEALQLSFKNMCKLKPLLNKWLEEADSSTGSPTSIDKIAAQGRKRKKRTSIEVSVKGVLETHFLKCPKPAAQEISSLADSLQLEKEVVRVWFCNRRQKEKRMTPPGDPPQPHEVYSHSVKTDASCHDL; encoded by the coding sequence ATGGCTACTGCGGCGTCGAATCCCTACAGCATCCTCACTTCCAGCTCTTTGGTCCACGCAGAATCGGCGGGGATGCAGCAAGGAAGCCCATTCCGGAACCCCCAGAAACTTCTCCAAAGTGACTACTTGCAAGGGGTCCCCAGCAATGGGCATCCTCTGGGGCACCACTGGGTGACCAGCCTGAGCGATGCAGGCCCTTGGTCGTCCACCTTGACCGCTAGTCCTCTGGACCAGCCCGACGTGAAGCCAGGGCGGGAAGACTTGCAGCTGGGGGCCATCATCCACCACCGCTCGCCTCACGTTAGCCACCACTCGCCCCACCACACCAGCCACCCCAGCGCCTGGGGGGCCAGCCCGGCTCACAATTCCTCGCTCACGTCGAGCGGgcagcctccgcctcctcccttGAACGTCTACTCTCAAGCGGGCTTCACGGTCAGCGGGATGTTGGACCACGGGGGTCTGACGCCCCCTCCGGCTTCGGTCACGCCGCAGGCCATGCACCAGGTGCTGAGGGACACCCCGGACCACGGCGACCTGGGCTCGCACCACTGCCAGGACCACTCGGACGAGGAGACACCGACGTCGGACGAACTGGAGCAGTTCGCCAAGCAGTTCAAACAAAGGAGGATCAAGCTGGGCTTCACGCAAGCGGACGTGGGTTTGGCGCTGGGCACTTTGTACGGGAACGTCTTCTCTCAGACGACCATCTGCCGGTTCGAGGCTCTGCAGCTGAGCTTCAAGAACATGTGCAAGCTTAAACCTCTGCTGAACAAGTGGCTGGAGGAGGCCGACTCCTCGACGGGGAGCCCCACCAGCATCGACAAGATCGCGGCTCAGGGCAGGAAGCGGAAGAAGCGGACCTCCATCGAGGTGAGTGTCAAAGGGGTCCTGGAAACGCATTTCTTGAAGTGCCCCAAGCCGGCGGCCCAGGAGATCTCGTCTTTGGCGGACAGCCTCCAGCTGGAGAAGGAGGTGGTGAGGGTTTGGTTTTGCAACAGACGgcaaaaggagaagaggatgacgcCGCCAGGGGACCCTCCGCAGCCGCACGAGGTTTACTCTCACAGCGTGAAAACAGACGCCTCCTGCCACGATCTTTGA